A genomic stretch from Motilibacter aurantiacus includes:
- the dnaA gene encoding chromosomal replication initiator protein DnaA, with translation MAAVWRRALEELVVEADLAPRSRSFLRLTRAVGLLDGTALIAAPNDFTKHQLETELRGLLATTLARALGQDVRVAVTVDPDLTLGEDGEPGDATADGPLAPPYPEPADSTGMPAPPVAVPAPADRHNGVVGHEGRNASGTPAPGPGAVAGPIPPDPFRPGTGREPGVRREAEPPRLNPRYVFETFVIGASNRFAHAAAVAVAEAPAKAYNPLFVYGESGLGKTHLLHAIGHYAPHLYPGVRVRYVSSEEFTNDFINSIRDDRQSAFRDRYRDVDILLVDDIQFLENKEGTQEEFFHTFNTLYNASKQIVLSSDRPPKQLVTLEDRLRSRFEWGLITDVQPPDLETRIAILRKKAAQDGLAAPPEVLEYIASKISTNIRELEGALIRVTAFASLNRQGVDLALAEIVLKDLIPDDSGPEITAATIMAQTAAYFGLTMDDLCGQSRSRVLVQARQIAMYLCRELTDLSLPKIGQQFGGRDHTTVMHADRKIRQQLGERRSLYNQVHELTNRIKSQSRKG, from the coding sequence CTGGCCGCTGTGTGGCGACGGGCCCTGGAAGAGCTGGTCGTCGAGGCCGATCTCGCCCCGCGGTCGCGCTCCTTCCTGCGGCTCACCCGCGCGGTCGGGCTGCTGGACGGCACCGCCCTGATCGCGGCGCCCAACGACTTCACCAAGCACCAGCTCGAGACCGAGCTGCGCGGCCTGCTCGCGACCACCCTGGCCCGCGCGCTCGGCCAGGACGTGCGCGTGGCGGTGACGGTGGACCCGGACCTCACCCTGGGCGAGGACGGCGAGCCCGGCGACGCCACGGCCGACGGCCCCCTCGCGCCGCCCTACCCCGAGCCTGCGGACTCCACGGGCATGCCCGCGCCACCGGTCGCCGTCCCCGCCCCCGCGGACCGGCACAACGGCGTCGTCGGCCACGAGGGCCGCAACGCGTCGGGCACACCGGCGCCCGGCCCCGGCGCGGTGGCCGGGCCGATCCCCCCGGACCCCTTCCGGCCCGGCACCGGGCGCGAGCCGGGCGTGCGCCGCGAGGCCGAGCCCCCACGGCTGAACCCGCGCTACGTCTTCGAGACCTTCGTCATCGGCGCGAGCAACCGCTTCGCCCACGCGGCTGCCGTCGCGGTCGCCGAAGCGCCGGCCAAGGCGTACAACCCGCTCTTCGTCTACGGGGAGTCCGGGCTCGGCAAGACCCACCTGCTGCACGCGATCGGGCACTACGCCCCGCACCTCTACCCCGGCGTCCGCGTGCGCTACGTGAGCTCCGAGGAGTTCACCAACGACTTCATCAACTCGATCCGCGACGACCGGCAGTCGGCCTTCCGTGATCGCTACCGCGACGTGGACATCCTGCTCGTCGACGACATCCAGTTCCTGGAGAACAAGGAAGGGACCCAGGAAGAGTTCTTCCACACCTTCAACACTCTCTACAACGCGAGCAAGCAGATCGTGCTGTCCAGTGACCGGCCGCCCAAGCAGCTGGTCACGCTGGAGGACCGGCTGCGCAGCCGCTTCGAGTGGGGCCTCATCACCGACGTCCAGCCGCCGGACCTTGAGACGCGGATCGCGATCCTGCGCAAGAAGGCGGCTCAGGACGGCCTGGCGGCCCCGCCGGAGGTGCTGGAGTACATCGCCAGCAAGATCTCGACCAACATCCGCGAGCTCGAGGGCGCGCTGATCCGGGTCACGGCGTTCGCCAGCCTCAACCGCCAGGGTGTCGACCTGGCGCTGGCCGAGATCGTCCTCAAGGACCTCATCCCCGACGACTCGGGGCCCGAGATCACCGCCGCGACGATCATGGCCCAGACCGCGGCGTACTTCGGGCTGACGATGGACGACCTGTGCGGCCAGTCGCGCTCACGGGTCCTCGTGCAGGCCCGGCAGATCGCGATGTACCTCTGCCGCGAGCTCACCGACCTCTCGCTGCCCAAGATCGGCCAGCAGTTCGGCGGCCGCGACCACACGACGGTCATGCACGCCGACCGCAAGATCCGCCAGCAGCTCGGGGAGCGCCGGTCGCTCTACAACCAGGTCCACGAGCTGACCAACCGCATCAAGAGCCAGTCCCGCAAGGGCTGA
- the rpmH gene encoding 50S ribosomal protein L34 gives MSKRTYQPNNRRRSKTHGFRLRMRTRAGRAILAARRAKGRERLSA, from the coding sequence GTGAGCAAGCGCACGTACCAGCCGAACAACCGGCGCCGCAGCAAGACCCATGGCTTCCGGCTGCGCATGCGCACCCGTGCGGGGCGCGCGATCCTCGCCGCGCGGCGCGCCAAGGGCCGCGAGCGTCTCTCCGCCTGA
- the dnaN gene encoding DNA polymerase III subunit beta, producing the protein MRFRVQREVLAEAVAWAARSLPARPPVPVLAGLLVEAGDDGVVLAGFDYEVSARVGLDAEVVEPGRVLVSGRLLADICRSLPPQPVEIATDGAKVVVRCGSARFTLLTLPVEEYPALPVMPTASGSLPGDVFAAAVAQVSLAAGRDDTLPVLTGVRVEIDGEKVVLAATDRYRLAVRELAWTPEEAGLSAVALVPARTLSESARSLQAGEKVVVALASGGAGEGLVGFEGGRRRTTTRLLDGEFPKYQSLLPTTSASIAVVETGPFVDAVKRVALVAERNTPIRLSFTDGSLTLEAGSGEEASASESIDAALEGDDIAIAFNPQYLLDGLQAIDAPYAQLSFTTSTKPAVVTGRATADTEPSGDYRYLLMPVRLSGA; encoded by the coding sequence GTGAGGTTCCGGGTTCAGCGAGAGGTCCTGGCCGAGGCCGTGGCGTGGGCCGCACGGAGCCTGCCCGCGCGGCCTCCGGTGCCCGTGCTGGCCGGCCTGCTGGTCGAGGCCGGCGACGACGGCGTGGTCCTGGCCGGCTTCGACTACGAGGTCAGCGCCCGGGTGGGCCTGGACGCCGAGGTCGTCGAGCCCGGGCGCGTCCTGGTCAGCGGCCGCCTGCTCGCCGACATCTGCCGCAGCCTGCCGCCGCAGCCGGTGGAGATCGCCACCGACGGGGCCAAGGTCGTCGTCCGCTGCGGCAGCGCCCGGTTCACGCTGCTCACGCTGCCCGTCGAGGAGTACCCCGCGCTGCCGGTGATGCCGACCGCGTCCGGGTCGCTGCCCGGTGACGTCTTCGCCGCCGCCGTGGCCCAGGTGTCGCTGGCCGCCGGGCGCGACGACACGCTTCCGGTGCTGACCGGCGTACGCGTCGAGATCGACGGCGAGAAGGTCGTCCTCGCGGCGACCGACCGCTACCGGCTCGCGGTGCGCGAGCTGGCCTGGACGCCGGAGGAGGCCGGGCTGTCCGCCGTGGCCCTGGTGCCGGCTCGCACGCTGTCCGAGAGCGCCCGCTCGCTGCAGGCCGGCGAGAAGGTCGTCGTCGCGCTCGCGTCGGGCGGGGCCGGCGAGGGGCTGGTCGGGTTCGAGGGCGGCCGCCGCCGGACCACGACCCGGCTGCTGGACGGGGAGTTCCCGAAGTACCAGTCGCTGCTGCCGACCACCTCGGCCAGCATCGCGGTCGTCGAGACCGGCCCGTTCGTGGACGCCGTCAAGCGCGTCGCGCTCGTCGCCGAGCGCAACACCCCCATCCGGCTGTCGTTCACCGACGGCTCGCTGACGCTGGAGGCCGGCAGCGGCGAGGAGGCCTCGGCCTCGGAGTCCATCGACGCGGCGCTCGAGGGCGACGACATCGCGATCGCCTTCAACCCCCAGTACCTCCTCGACGGCCTGCAGGCGATCGACGCGCCGTACGCCCAGCTGTCGTTCACGACCTCGACCAAGCCGGCCGTCGTGACCGGCCGGGCCACGGCCGACACCGAGCCCAGCGGGGACTACCGCTACCTGCTGATGCCCGTGCGGCTCTCGGGGGCATGA